One part of the Janthinobacterium sp. 17J80-10 genome encodes these proteins:
- a CDS encoding efflux RND transporter periplasmic adaptor subunit, which yields MSGKTTFSPVAALLRSRKLLIAALVATALVGCGVAANSYFARKNAAPLNTVTVTQGDIEKTVTSLGKLKPKDYVDVGTQVSGQLKKVAVAIGDRVSKGDLIAEVDATVYETKIRTGRANLENLRAQLVQQQAEASLAQQQYNRNRDLLQERAISQETVEANQSALQVAKAKVAATQAQIKASQSTLDGDAANLGYTKIYAPMAGTVVSQTTLQGQTVNANQAAPVIVRVANLDTMTVWAQVAEADITRVKAGAPAYFTTLGNAERRWKGTVRQVMPTPETVNDVVLYNVLVDVDNRQQALMTDMTVQVFFVLDEARDALLVPLAALQQARGKDPSLYRARVATAAGVAERTVKVGVTNRTTAAVLAGLNAGDKVVVAQGSPAQAGAGRNAGNAGARQGARGMGMGPRL from the coding sequence ATGTCCGGAAAAACAACTTTCTCTCCTGTCGCGGCCCTGCTGCGCTCGCGCAAGCTCCTTATCGCCGCCCTCGTCGCAACCGCCCTGGTTGGCTGTGGCGTCGCTGCCAACAGCTATTTCGCCAGAAAGAATGCGGCGCCCCTCAATACCGTCACCGTCACGCAAGGCGATATTGAAAAGACGGTCACATCCCTTGGCAAGCTCAAGCCAAAGGATTACGTCGATGTCGGCACCCAGGTATCCGGGCAATTGAAAAAGGTGGCAGTTGCCATCGGTGACCGCGTCAGCAAGGGTGACCTGATTGCCGAAGTCGATGCGACCGTGTACGAGACCAAGATCCGCACCGGCCGCGCCAATCTCGAAAACCTGCGCGCGCAGCTGGTCCAGCAGCAAGCCGAAGCCAGCCTGGCGCAGCAGCAATACAACCGCAACCGGGACTTGCTCCAGGAGCGCGCCATCAGCCAGGAAACCGTCGAGGCCAACCAGTCGGCGCTGCAAGTCGCCAAGGCCAAGGTGGCTGCAACCCAGGCCCAGATCAAGGCATCGCAATCCACGCTGGACGGCGATGCCGCCAATCTCGGCTACACCAAGATCTATGCACCGATGGCCGGCACGGTGGTGTCGCAAACCACGCTGCAAGGCCAGACGGTCAACGCCAACCAGGCCGCGCCGGTGATCGTGCGCGTGGCCAACCTGGACACCATGACCGTCTGGGCGCAGGTCGCCGAAGCCGACATCACCCGGGTCAAGGCCGGCGCGCCTGCGTACTTCACCACCCTGGGCAATGCCGAGCGGCGCTGGAAGGGTACGGTACGCCAGGTCATGCCTACGCCGGAAACCGTCAACGATGTGGTGCTGTACAACGTGCTGGTCGATGTCGACAACCGCCAGCAGGCATTGATGACCGACATGACCGTGCAGGTGTTCTTTGTTCTGGACGAAGCCCGCGATGCGCTGCTGGTGCCGCTGGCCGCCTTGCAGCAGGCGCGCGGAAAGGACCCGTCGCTGTACCGCGCCCGCGTAGCCACGGCCGCTGGCGTCGCCGAGCGCACCGTCAAGGTCGGCGTCACCAACCGCACGACTGCCGCAGTCCTCGCCGGCCTGAATGCCGGCGACAAGGTGGTGGTGGCGCAGGGCAGCCCGGCCCAGGCCGGCGCCGGCCGCAACGCCGGCAATGCCGGCGCCCGCCAGGGCGCTCGCGGCATGGGCATGGGCCCGCGACTCTAA